A genomic stretch from Bacillus sp. N1-1 includes:
- a CDS encoding GNAT family N-acetyltransferase, whose product MIRTLEYKDIPLVKEMPTGIEDDYVIRIIHKLMQEEKMVGYFKKGMLVGIAGLTIFEGEAAVLGRLRTHINYRKKGIASELMSTLQVEAFENQAITWAGYATEDYNTGGNCLAPHLQMQIESQIVSSRISPHSIKGQTVTRPFNRVTDENKKATIEKYWKESGQSFFPYSIYYPLPYLPSLSSTYLEQVELFANDKGGFMLMKEEKGASYLHVKVLNETTLYSKAMWEMVNAYAIEEARTIWIDLPIQQAKWLEPYSHQTTWCLYGQKRSLQNEMD is encoded by the coding sequence TTGATTCGAACCCTAGAATACAAGGATATCCCTCTCGTTAAAGAGATGCCCACGGGGATAGAAGATGATTACGTTATCCGCATCATACATAAATTAATGCAAGAAGAGAAAATGGTAGGGTATTTCAAGAAAGGAATGCTTGTTGGTATTGCTGGCCTAACGATATTTGAAGGAGAAGCTGCTGTCCTAGGTCGATTGCGGACACATATTAATTATCGAAAAAAAGGGATCGCTTCAGAATTAATGAGTACGTTGCAGGTTGAGGCATTTGAAAACCAAGCTATTACCTGGGCCGGCTATGCAACAGAAGACTATAACACGGGAGGGAACTGTTTAGCGCCTCACTTGCAGATGCAGATTGAATCGCAAATTGTTTCTTCTCGTATAAGTCCACATTCAATCAAAGGACAAACCGTTACTAGGCCGTTTAATAGAGTGACAGACGAGAATAAGAAAGCTACGATTGAAAAGTACTGGAAAGAGAGTGGTCAATCGTTTTTTCCGTACTCGATCTATTATCCACTTCCATACTTACCTTCTCTTTCTTCCACTTATCTTGAGCAAGTAGAGCTATTTGCTAACGATAAGGGAGGATTTATGCTGATGAAAGAAGAGAAAGGTGCTTCGTATTTACATGTAAAGGTTCTAAATGAAACAACGCTTTATAGCAAAGCGATGTGGGAAATGGTTAACGCTTATGCGATAGAAGAAGCAAGAACCATATGGATCGACTTGCCAATACAGCAGGCTAAGTGGCTAGAACCTTATTCTCACCAAACAACTTGGTGTTTATATGGACAAAAAAGGAGTTTACAAAATGAAATGGACTGA
- the aroA gene encoding 3-phosphoshikimate 1-carboxyvinyltransferase, with translation METITKAHSLKGTVVIPGDKSISHRAIMFGSIANGTTRITNFLPGADCLSTISCFKQMGVRIEQDGASVVVEGQGIEGLREPSQLLDVGNSGTTFRLMMGLLAGRPFHSVLAGDESIAKRPMNRVTVPLSQMGAVIDGREQGTFAPISIRGGNLKGITYQSPVASAQVKSGILLAGLQAEGVTTVSETHRSRNHTENMLESFGVKVKREGLSVSVEGGQQLTATNVEVPGDISSAAFFLVAGAIVPNSIITLLNVGINETRSGILDVLEQMGAALTIKNRRVVNQEEVADLTICTSDLRETVIEGDIIPRLIDELPIIALLATQANGKTIIRNAEELKVKETNRIDAVVEALQTLGASITGTPDGMVIEGPTPLHGGEVSSLGDHRIGMMLAVAGCITEGAVELALPDAIKVSYPDFFDHLKQLKAGS, from the coding sequence ATGGAAACAATAACGAAAGCGCACAGTCTTAAAGGAACAGTCGTGATACCTGGAGATAAATCAATATCCCACCGTGCGATCATGTTTGGTTCAATTGCTAATGGCACAACGCGGATTACGAACTTCCTTCCTGGAGCAGATTGTTTAAGTACCATTTCCTGTTTTAAACAGATGGGGGTTCGTATTGAACAAGATGGCGCATCTGTTGTTGTAGAAGGGCAAGGAATTGAAGGGCTCAGGGAACCTTCTCAACTTCTCGATGTAGGAAATTCGGGTACCACTTTTCGCTTAATGATGGGATTACTTGCAGGTCGCCCATTTCACTCAGTTTTAGCGGGAGACGAGTCAATTGCTAAACGACCGATGAATCGCGTAACAGTTCCATTATCACAGATGGGTGCTGTCATTGATGGAAGAGAGCAGGGTACATTTGCACCGATCTCAATCCGAGGTGGAAATTTGAAAGGCATTACATATCAGTCGCCTGTTGCAAGTGCTCAGGTTAAATCAGGCATTCTTCTTGCTGGTTTACAAGCTGAAGGAGTTACGACTGTTTCTGAAACACACCGCTCCAGAAATCACACTGAAAATATGCTGGAGAGTTTCGGCGTAAAGGTTAAAAGAGAAGGACTTTCAGTTAGTGTTGAAGGCGGTCAACAGCTAACAGCTACGAATGTCGAAGTACCAGGAGATATCTCTTCAGCTGCCTTTTTCCTCGTTGCGGGGGCAATCGTTCCAAACAGCATAATAACCTTATTAAATGTTGGCATTAATGAAACAAGGTCCGGCATATTAGATGTTCTTGAACAAATGGGTGCTGCATTAACGATTAAAAATAGACGAGTAGTCAATCAAGAAGAAGTAGCAGATCTTACGATTTGTACGAGCGATCTTCGTGAAACAGTCATTGAAGGGGACATCATTCCACGCTTAATTGATGAGTTGCCGATTATTGCGCTCCTTGCTACCCAGGCGAATGGAAAGACAATTATTCGCAATGCAGAAGAATTAAAAGTAAAAGAAACGAACCGCATAGACGCGGTTGTGGAAGCTTTGCAAACTTTAGGGGCATCGATTACTGGTACACCAGACGGCATGGTGATAGAAGGACCTACGCCACTCCATGGTGGGGAAGTTTCAAGTTTAGGTGATCATCGGATCGGTATGATGCTTGCTGTCGCTGGCTGTATAACTGAAGGTGCTGTCGAGCTCGCATTACCTGATGCTATCAAAGTATCGTATCCTGATTTCTTTGACCATTTGAAACAGCTAAAAGCAGGTTCCTAG
- the trpC gene encoding indole-3-glycerol phosphate synthase TrpC, producing the protein MLEQIIKVKHEEMERFSMPEDEKLANVSLLESLRKPTHEVGLIAEVKKASPSKGIINANFDPVEVAKAYEKAGADAISVLTDESFFMGKNAFLTEVKKHVSLPILRKDFIIDTRQIDESKRIGADAILLIVTALGAEKTKEFYDYALNLGLECLVEVHSKEELEALKAHFTPAIIGVNNRNLATFETSTKQTHSLSQFIPSSALMISESGISTYEDIKDVKSAGAKAVLVGEALMRAGTYEKGIKRLFGEKIHEEA; encoded by the coding sequence ATGCTTGAGCAAATTATTAAAGTAAAGCACGAAGAGATGGAACGATTTAGTATGCCAGAAGATGAAAAATTAGCAAACGTTTCTCTTCTTGAAAGCCTGCGTAAACCAACGCATGAGGTAGGTTTAATTGCAGAAGTAAAAAAGGCCTCACCCTCTAAAGGGATCATCAATGCCAACTTTGATCCTGTAGAAGTAGCAAAAGCTTATGAAAAAGCGGGTGCGGATGCGATTTCTGTTTTAACTGACGAGTCGTTCTTTATGGGGAAAAACGCATTTCTAACAGAAGTGAAGAAGCACGTATCTTTGCCGATTTTGCGAAAAGATTTTATCATTGATACACGACAAATAGATGAGAGTAAACGAATTGGCGCAGATGCGATTTTATTGATTGTAACGGCGCTTGGTGCAGAGAAAACAAAGGAATTTTATGATTATGCTTTAAATTTAGGGTTAGAATGTCTAGTTGAGGTACATTCGAAGGAAGAGCTTGAAGCGCTTAAGGCGCACTTCACTCCAGCTATTATTGGAGTGAACAACCGAAATCTTGCTACATTTGAGACATCGACTAAACAAACACATTCACTCAGTCAGTTTATTCCTTCATCTGCGTTGATGATTAGCGAAAGTGGAATATCAACCTATGAAGATATTAAAGATGTGAAAAGTGCCGGTGCGAAAGCCGTATTAGTTGGTGAGGCACTTATGAGAGCTGGAACTTATGAAAAAGGAATTAAGCGTTTGTTCGGTGAAAAAATTCATGAGGAAGCCTGA
- a CDS encoding ReoY family proteolytic degradation factor: MSSSVSVVEKKDFLKWFLKKYQVKKRECVWLLNYLISDEVLMGNVHFVENAEFCPKALVISTHCVENAPFRFYKHNIITTDPEKSFHDIRLNQDEPIYIQLNFKSKNVSPHYVAVLEENPFLPENMAADKKYSFMAEMVLDESFTRFKKESILKQIDEALDRNDEIAFLHLSKQLSNL; the protein is encoded by the coding sequence ATGAGCAGCTCCGTTTCTGTCGTTGAAAAAAAAGACTTTCTGAAATGGTTTCTAAAGAAATACCAGGTGAAGAAACGTGAATGTGTCTGGCTTTTGAATTATTTAATAAGTGATGAAGTGTTGATGGGGAATGTTCATTTTGTTGAGAACGCTGAATTTTGTCCAAAAGCGCTTGTGATTTCCACGCACTGTGTAGAAAACGCGCCTTTTCGTTTTTACAAACACAACATCATTACGACAGACCCTGAAAAGTCTTTTCATGACATTCGCCTGAATCAGGACGAGCCTATTTACATTCAGCTAAACTTCAAAAGTAAAAATGTTTCTCCTCATTACGTGGCTGTTTTAGAAGAGAATCCATTTTTACCGGAGAATATGGCAGCTGATAAAAAATATTCGTTTATGGCTGAAATGGTTCTCGACGAGTCATTCACGCGGTTCAAAAAAGAGTCCATTTTGAAACAAATTGATGAGGCACTGGATCGAAATGATGAAATAGCGTTTCTCCACTTAAGCAAGCAATTGAGTAATTTATAA
- the trpA gene encoding tryptophan synthase subunit alpha, whose protein sequence is MNKRFEQNVNGRTDLFIPFIVAGDPTEETTIDLALMLQEEGANAIELGIPYSDPLADGPVIQRASLRALEHGMSLEKAMGLVKQMREKGLEIPVVIFTYYNLLLQLGEERFFALVRENDIDGLLVPDLPFEESEELRESCNANETALISLVAPTTSDKRLQAISKEATGFLYCVSSLGVTGTRTDFHSSVFTFLDRVKEHSMIPVAVGFGVSAPEQVEKLKEHCDGVIVGSAIIRQVEEQVEVLKNEASHKEGVDQIRSYVRNLISPYGKAKIHS, encoded by the coding sequence ATGAATAAGCGATTTGAACAAAATGTGAACGGTCGGACGGATCTTTTTATTCCATTTATTGTAGCTGGCGATCCAACAGAAGAAACAACCATCGATTTAGCACTAATGTTGCAGGAAGAAGGAGCAAACGCGATTGAACTTGGTATCCCGTATTCTGATCCATTAGCAGATGGTCCAGTCATTCAGCGCGCATCATTACGTGCGCTTGAACATGGTATGAGCCTTGAAAAGGCGATGGGTCTCGTGAAGCAAATGCGAGAAAAAGGACTTGAAATTCCAGTTGTGATATTTACTTATTACAATCTTTTGTTACAATTAGGAGAAGAACGCTTCTTCGCTTTAGTGCGAGAAAATGATATTGACGGACTTTTGGTTCCGGATCTTCCTTTTGAAGAAAGTGAAGAGTTGAGGGAAAGCTGCAATGCTAATGAGACTGCGCTGATTTCTCTTGTTGCGCCAACAACTTCAGATAAAAGACTGCAAGCGATATCGAAAGAAGCTACTGGATTTCTTTATTGCGTCTCATCACTCGGTGTCACGGGTACCAGAACTGATTTTCATTCCTCTGTATTTACATTTCTTGATCGGGTGAAAGAGCATAGTATGATTCCAGTTGCAGTAGGTTTTGGAGTATCTGCTCCTGAACAAGTTGAGAAGTTAAAAGAGCACTGCGATGGCGTTATTGTTGGTAGTGCCATTATTCGTCAAGTTGAGGAACAAGTGGAAGTGTTGAAGAACGAAGCATCCCATAAAGAAGGGGTTGATCAAATTCGGTCATATGTACGAAATTTGATTTCTCCATATGGGAAAGCGAAAATCCATTCGTGA
- a CDS encoding tetratricopeptide repeat protein — protein sequence MDRLKQAVSLIESGNFEKGLTELKEVRKEADHESLYDLSNIYYSLGLIEDSRDVVEELLIHYPNEGELLVQAAECYVDLEQEQDAIAALNKIDENDAAYPPALLLMADLYQTEGLEEVAEQKLLEAKRLSPDEPIIDFGLGEFYLTQGHHLKAVPYYEAVLGTKGELANENIELRLAEALSGSGQFEDALTYYEKGLENAREINALFGYGFTALQINEYRKAINAFNELKELDPQYSTLYPYLAKAYEEEGAIAEAIEVLAQGIKFDEFNEELYIQASRLTFKTHDNASGEQYLRELLAINPAHIEAAKTLAAYLKTEERYEDILDLLRNIEEGEQSDPYLDWSAATAYAQVEEYKDAIKRYENAYTYFRQDPIFLEEYGAFLIEEGRREEAVKAFKLALELDPSLVHLEEEILRFDEETFKED from the coding sequence GTGGATCGTCTTAAACAGGCTGTCTCATTAATTGAGTCGGGAAATTTTGAAAAAGGTTTAACAGAACTAAAAGAAGTACGAAAAGAAGCTGATCATGAAAGCTTATATGATCTATCCAATATTTACTACAGTCTTGGACTTATTGAAGATTCCAGAGATGTTGTAGAAGAGCTACTTATTCATTACCCAAATGAAGGTGAATTACTTGTACAAGCAGCGGAATGTTATGTTGATCTTGAACAAGAACAGGATGCCATTGCTGCTTTAAATAAAATTGATGAAAACGATGCTGCGTATCCACCTGCACTTCTCTTAATGGCCGATCTTTACCAAACAGAAGGATTGGAAGAAGTTGCAGAGCAAAAATTGCTGGAGGCAAAGCGACTTTCTCCAGATGAACCGATCATCGATTTTGGACTTGGTGAATTTTATTTAACACAAGGCCATCATCTAAAGGCAGTTCCTTATTATGAAGCAGTCCTTGGAACCAAGGGAGAGCTTGCAAATGAAAATATCGAACTTCGATTGGCTGAAGCATTGAGCGGAAGTGGACAATTTGAAGATGCGCTTACTTACTATGAGAAGGGACTCGAGAACGCGCGTGAAATTAACGCACTGTTTGGTTACGGTTTTACGGCGCTTCAAATCAATGAATACCGAAAAGCCATTAATGCGTTTAATGAGCTAAAAGAGCTAGATCCGCAGTATAGTACACTTTATCCTTATCTTGCCAAGGCTTATGAGGAAGAAGGTGCGATAGCTGAAGCAATTGAGGTACTGGCTCAAGGGATTAAATTTGATGAATTTAATGAGGAGCTATATATACAAGCTAGTAGGTTAACCTTTAAAACACACGATAATGCAAGCGGAGAACAGTATTTACGTGAATTACTAGCCATTAATCCAGCGCATATAGAAGCTGCGAAAACGCTAGCCGCCTATTTGAAGACAGAGGAACGATATGAAGATATTTTGGATCTCTTGCGAAACATTGAAGAGGGAGAGCAAAGTGATCCATACCTTGATTGGTCAGCGGCAACAGCTTATGCACAGGTTGAAGAGTATAAAGATGCCATAAAACGCTATGAAAACGCATATACTTATTTCAGACAGGATCCAATTTTTCTGGAGGAATATGGTGCCTTCCTAATTGAAGAAGGTAGAAGAGAAGAAGCAGTGAAGGCTTTCAAGCTTGCTCTAGAGCTAGACCCATCGCTCGTCCATCTTGAAGAAGAAATCTTGAGGTTTGACGAGGAAACTTTCAAAGAGGATTAA
- a CDS encoding YpiF family protein — MKWTEADIALFEKEKEYVDTAVLPLVPISMTSSMKTIVSMGEYISIISNELERQLKGRLLLLPAYTYLISEEQGIKTDRLKKLEQELHEGGIKHIITLTADVEWKQVEDEISSALLWMPAIPLEHMDEQYKMETVSAQVKQVLQFVTNTWQSNINS, encoded by the coding sequence ATGAAATGGACTGAAGCAGATATTGCGTTATTTGAAAAAGAAAAAGAGTATGTAGATACAGCCGTTCTTCCACTCGTTCCAATATCAATGACGAGCAGTATGAAAACAATCGTATCAATGGGAGAGTACATCTCAATCATATCAAATGAACTAGAAAGACAATTAAAAGGTCGTCTTCTTTTGCTACCTGCCTATACCTATTTAATTTCGGAGGAACAAGGTATTAAGACGGACCGCTTGAAAAAGTTAGAGCAAGAATTGCATGAAGGAGGTATTAAACATATTATCACCTTAACGGCTGATGTAGAATGGAAACAGGTGGAGGACGAGATCTCGAGTGCTTTATTATGGATGCCGGCAATTCCACTTGAACACATGGATGAACAATATAAAATGGAAACGGTCTCAGCTCAGGTAAAGCAGGTTTTACAATTTGTAACAAATACGTGGCAAAGTAATATAAATAGTTGA
- the hisC gene encoding histidinol-phosphate transaminase, translated as MIPKRQMKGLTPYKPGKPIEEVKKELGLKQVIKLASNENPYGSSQSVKDAIEKELSQLHIYPDGYAASLRTEVAKHLNVNEDQLVFGNGSDEVVQILCRTYLEKGTNTVMATPTFPQYRHNAVIEDAEVREVPLIEGKHQLDEMLHAIDENTRIIWVCSPNNPTGEHIPEDELFAFLNKVPDHVLVVMDEAYKEYVTATDFPDTLAALSKYKNLVVLRTFSKAYGIAALRVGYGVANPEVIASIEPSREPFNTSRVAQAAAIAALRDQQFIDMCREENEKGRAHYYAFCEQYELSVYPSQGNFVLIDFGIPADEVFDYLMKQGYIVRSGSALGFPTSARITVGSEEQNKEIISCLSQFLNEKRTGQS; from the coding sequence ATGATTCCAAAAAGACAAATGAAAGGGTTAACCCCTTACAAGCCAGGTAAACCGATTGAAGAAGTAAAGAAAGAACTTGGTCTTAAACAAGTAATTAAGCTTGCTTCAAATGAAAATCCATATGGATCTTCTCAAAGTGTGAAAGATGCGATTGAAAAAGAATTGTCGCAATTACACATTTATCCAGATGGTTATGCAGCTTCTCTCCGGACTGAGGTAGCAAAGCATCTTAATGTAAATGAAGATCAGCTCGTTTTCGGTAATGGCTCAGATGAAGTCGTTCAAATTCTTTGCAGAACGTATCTTGAAAAAGGAACTAACACGGTGATGGCTACACCAACTTTTCCGCAATACCGTCATAATGCGGTCATTGAAGATGCTGAGGTTCGTGAAGTTCCGTTAATCGAAGGAAAGCATCAATTAGATGAGATGTTACATGCTATTGATGAGAATACGCGAATCATTTGGGTTTGTTCCCCTAATAATCCGACTGGAGAACACATTCCAGAGGATGAGCTATTTGCGTTTTTGAATAAAGTGCCAGATCACGTGCTTGTTGTAATGGATGAAGCATACAAAGAATATGTGACCGCTACTGATTTTCCTGACACGCTTGCTGCACTTTCAAAATATAAAAATCTGGTCGTTTTACGTACGTTTTCTAAAGCTTATGGCATCGCTGCGTTGCGCGTTGGGTATGGTGTAGCTAACCCGGAAGTGATCGCGTCAATTGAACCGTCGAGAGAACCGTTTAATACTTCCCGCGTCGCACAAGCTGCTGCAATTGCTGCTTTAAGAGACCAGCAATTTATAGATATGTGTCGAGAAGAAAACGAGAAAGGTCGCGCTCATTACTATGCTTTTTGTGAGCAATATGAGTTATCTGTGTATCCTTCTCAAGGGAATTTTGTTCTTATCGATTTTGGTATACCTGCAGATGAAGTATTTGACTATCTCATGAAGCAAGGGTATATTGTCCGCTCTGGTTCTGCTCTCGGCTTCCCAACTTCTGCGAGAATAACCGTCGGATCGGAAGAGCAAAACAAGGAAATTATAAGCTGTCTATCGCAATTTCTTAATGAAAAGAGAACGGGACAGTCATGA
- a CDS encoding prephenate dehydrogenase encodes MSKNVAIIGLGLIGGSIALAIKAGHQDAMITGFDVNQNQLDLAKALRVVDHTASSLEEAVQKADYIMIAAPVVQTERILEQLSSIKLKDGVIVSDVGSTKLSIVSHAKKILNPSVTFIGGHPMAGSHKTGVTAAKSHLFENAFYILTPDDAVDRSKLHDLMDLLSSTNATFVELEAKEHDYLVGLISHFPHILAASLVNFVSDRNNSQHYNVARFAAGGFRDITRIASASPVMWRDILLRNKDVLLQMTEDMKYELDRIQGYIKEENEDGIFNYFSGAKDFRDGLPVRSRGAIPAFYDLFLDVQDQPGVIAAVTQKLAKEEISITNIRIIETREDIMGVLRVSFRSETDRDNAKVILDRDFETYVDDK; translated from the coding sequence ATGAGTAAAAATGTAGCAATCATCGGTCTTGGACTAATCGGTGGATCGATTGCTCTCGCAATTAAAGCAGGGCATCAGGACGCCATGATTACTGGGTTCGATGTGAATCAAAACCAACTTGATCTTGCAAAAGCTCTTCGTGTTGTAGATCACACCGCTTCTTCTCTTGAAGAAGCGGTGCAAAAAGCAGACTATATCATGATTGCAGCTCCTGTCGTTCAAACGGAGCGAATTCTAGAACAACTTTCCTCAATAAAATTAAAGGATGGCGTCATCGTATCTGATGTAGGGAGTACTAAGCTTTCGATCGTAAGTCATGCGAAGAAGATCCTGAACCCTTCTGTTACCTTTATTGGTGGGCATCCGATGGCTGGCTCCCACAAAACGGGCGTGACGGCAGCAAAATCCCACCTGTTTGAGAATGCGTTTTATATCTTAACGCCAGACGATGCTGTCGATCGATCGAAACTACACGATTTAATGGACCTTTTAAGTTCAACAAATGCTACTTTTGTTGAGCTTGAAGCTAAGGAACACGATTATTTAGTCGGATTAATTAGTCATTTCCCGCATATTTTAGCTGCAAGTCTCGTGAATTTTGTTAGTGATCGAAATAATAGTCAGCACTATAACGTCGCAAGGTTTGCAGCCGGAGGGTTTCGAGACATTACGCGTATCGCATCAGCTAGTCCTGTGATGTGGCGTGACATTCTATTGCGAAACAAAGATGTTTTACTCCAGATGACAGAAGACATGAAGTATGAATTAGATAGGATCCAGGGGTATATTAAAGAAGAGAATGAGGACGGTATTTTTAATTATTTTTCGGGAGCGAAAGACTTCCGTGATGGCTTACCCGTTCGCTCAAGAGGAGCGATACCGGCCTTTTATGATTTGTTCCTTGATGTACAGGATCAGCCCGGTGTAATCGCTGCTGTTACGCAAAAGCTCGCAAAGGAAGAAATTTCAATTACAAACATTCGAATCATTGAAACCCGAGAAGATATTATGGGTGTGCTTCGAGTGAGCTTTCGCTCAGAAACTGACCGTGATAATGCGAAAGTAATCTTAGATCGTGATTTTGAAACATATGTAGATGATAAATAA
- a CDS encoding ubiquinol-cytochrome c reductase iron-sulfur subunit, giving the protein MAKKKEVTRRQFLNYSLTGVGGFMAAGMLMPMVRFAIDPLLKEGAKQDFVPVMDTSEITNKPVRKEFKIDQVDGWYESEVTQSAWVYKDEKDEIVALSPVCKHLGCTVDWSSNPAYPDQFFCPCHAGRYTKDGVNVPGTPPLAPLDVYNKKVEDGKLYLGKPEPR; this is encoded by the coding sequence ATGGCGAAGAAGAAGGAAGTAACAAGACGCCAATTTCTAAACTACAGCCTGACTGGTGTCGGCGGTTTTATGGCAGCAGGGATGCTAATGCCGATGGTTCGTTTTGCAATTGATCCATTGTTAAAAGAAGGAGCCAAGCAGGATTTTGTACCTGTTATGGACACAAGTGAGATTACGAACAAACCAGTTCGTAAAGAATTCAAAATTGACCAGGTAGATGGTTGGTATGAATCTGAAGTAACGCAATCCGCCTGGGTTTACAAAGATGAAAAAGACGAAATTGTCGCACTTTCACCTGTTTGTAAACACCTCGGATGTACAGTTGACTGGTCTTCAAATCCTGCATATCCTGATCAGTTTTTCTGCCCATGTCACGCGGGGCGTTATACGAAAGATGGTGTGAACGTTCCGGGTACACCACCACTAGCGCCGCTTGATGTTTACAACAAGAAAGTTGAAGATGGAAAACTTTACCTCGGAAAACCTGAACCACGTTAG
- the trpB gene encoding tryptophan synthase subunit beta: MSTSVPDQRGRYGRYGGKYVPETAMYALEELEQSLNEAMADQEFMKNYHDELKKYSGRPTPITHAENLSKRLGGAQIYLKREDLNHTGAHKLNNAIGQALLAVRMGKEKIVAETGAGQHGVAAATVAARFGLECKVFMGEEDIRRQELNVFRMKLLGAEVVPVSSGSRTLKDATNEAIRYWVANVEDTFYLIGSVVGPHPYPKMVRDFQRVIGDESREQMEGLPDKVIACVGGGSNAMGMFYPFLKDNVDLIGVEAAGKGIHTGEHAATLSEGRLGVIHGSITYLLQNETGQIQEPHSISAGLDYPGIGPEHAYLNETGRVTYVGITDAEALDALKVLSEEEGIIPAIESAHALSEAIKQAQNMNQEERILLCLSGRGDKDVHTIMEHLGGDGDE, encoded by the coding sequence ATGTCAACAAGTGTACCTGATCAACGCGGAAGATATGGTAGATACGGCGGAAAGTATGTTCCTGAAACAGCCATGTATGCGCTAGAAGAATTAGAACAGTCGCTAAACGAAGCAATGGCAGATCAAGAGTTTATGAAAAACTACCATGATGAATTAAAAAAGTATTCAGGGCGACCTACTCCGATTACTCATGCCGAGAATTTATCTAAAAGACTTGGTGGTGCACAAATTTACTTAAAGCGTGAAGATTTGAATCATACGGGTGCCCATAAATTAAACAATGCAATCGGACAGGCACTTTTAGCTGTTCGAATGGGGAAAGAAAAAATTGTAGCCGAGACTGGTGCAGGACAGCATGGTGTGGCAGCAGCAACCGTGGCAGCGCGTTTTGGTTTAGAGTGCAAAGTGTTTATGGGAGAAGAGGATATTAGAAGGCAGGAATTGAATGTTTTTAGAATGAAGCTTCTAGGGGCCGAAGTTGTTCCAGTGTCTTCAGGTAGTCGAACATTAAAAGATGCTACAAATGAAGCGATTCGTTACTGGGTAGCTAATGTTGAAGATACGTTTTATTTAATTGGTTCTGTTGTAGGGCCGCATCCTTATCCTAAAATGGTAAGAGACTTCCAACGCGTGATTGGTGATGAATCGCGAGAACAAATGGAAGGATTACCTGATAAAGTAATTGCTTGTGTTGGTGGTGGGAGTAATGCAATGGGAATGTTCTACCCATTTCTTAAAGATAACGTTGATTTAATAGGTGTGGAAGCTGCGGGTAAAGGAATTCATACAGGAGAACACGCTGCAACGCTTTCTGAAGGACGCCTTGGAGTCATTCATGGTTCAATTACTTATCTTTTACAAAATGAAACAGGTCAAATTCAAGAGCCTCACTCCATTTCTGCCGGTCTTGATTACCCGGGAATTGGACCGGAGCATGCCTATTTAAATGAGACGGGTAGGGTAACGTATGTGGGCATCACGGATGCAGAGGCGCTTGATGCTTTAAAAGTTCTTTCTGAAGAAGAAGGCATCATTCCGGCGATTGAAAGTGCTCATGCACTCTCAGAAGCCATTAAACAAGCGCAAAATATGAATCAAGAAGAACGTATTCTTTTATGTCTTTCTGGGAGAGGCGATAAAGATGTGCATACGATAATGGAGCATCTTGGAGGTGACGGAGATGAATAA
- a CDS encoding phosphoribosylanthranilate isomerase: MRKPELKLCGNRSLEDWESVRVSGVPYVGFIFANSVRRVTDEQVKVWLNEYPPLNDTKIVGVFVNPELEELAQTVSEVPLDVLQLHGSETPAFVAKVKQMTGKTIWKVIHHSKCSLEEMKRFEGVVDGYVVDTKLPGQWGGTGKRFDWDSIPSYQAEAASQKVPLFVAGGVKLDNVQELLSYQLDGIDVSSGIETNDRKDKAKMNDLIERLG, encoded by the coding sequence ATGAGGAAGCCTGAACTTAAGCTGTGCGGTAATCGTTCGTTAGAGGATTGGGAGAGCGTGAGAGTGAGCGGCGTCCCATATGTAGGGTTTATTTTTGCCAATAGCGTACGGCGCGTTACGGATGAACAAGTTAAAGTCTGGTTAAATGAATATCCACCGCTAAATGATACGAAAATTGTGGGAGTGTTTGTGAACCCGGAATTAGAGGAGTTAGCGCAAACGGTAAGTGAAGTACCGCTTGATGTTCTCCAACTTCACGGTAGTGAAACACCGGCATTTGTAGCAAAGGTAAAACAAATGACAGGTAAGACGATCTGGAAAGTAATCCATCATAGTAAATGTTCTCTAGAAGAAATGAAGCGGTTTGAAGGTGTAGTTGATGGATATGTCGTTGACACTAAACTACCAGGACAATGGGGGGGGACAGGCAAACGATTTGATTGGGATTCGATTCCATCTTATCAAGCTGAAGCCGCAAGCCAAAAAGTTCCTTTATTTGTTGCAGGTGGCGTAAAATTAGATAATGTGCAAGAACTATTAAGCTATCAACTAGATGGTATTGATGTATCAAGTGGAATTGAAACGAATGATAGAAAAGATAAGGCGAAAATGAACGACCTAATCGAAAGGCTGGGATAA